The Methanobrevibacter sp. V74 genome includes the window AATTTATGGAATGTTATTATCATCCAGACAGAGAGGGCACAGATACTTGTGCTATATGTGGAAAATCAATTTGTAAAGAATGTGGTTTAGAAATTGCAGGAAAAGAATACTGTAAAGAATGTTTAGAAAAAATTGTAGGTCTTGGAATTGAAAACAAATCTAAAGAGCAACCTCAATCAGTTGTCAGTCAAGAACCTGTGAAAACTGAACCTGCAAGATTAAATAAAAAACCAGTTGAAGAAAATATATATCAACCACCGGCTGAAGAAGAAATTTATGCTCCTCAAAAAGAAGTTCAACCAACCCATGAGATTAAACAAATTCCTGAAGATTCTCCATACAATATTAAAAAGGATATTGCTTATTCAGGAGGTCTTGAATCATCTTATATACAAGAAAATGAACCTATTCCTCAGATGATAGAAGAAACTCCTAAAATAACTCAAAACGAATATATTGCACCAAATACAAATTCGCAAGAATTTATTTATCCGGATCACTCTTACAAACCTCAGCCAACTAGTGCAAGAATAGAATTAGAAGATAAATATGAAAAATATTTAGATGATTTATACTTCGATGAAAATGATGTGCCTTTAGGGGAACAATTAGCTAAGGATGAGGAAGAATACGGTTCTTTAACTAGAAGACAGTACAGGCCTAAATCTGAAGAACCAATTCTAAAAGAAAAAACAGCAAAAAAACCTAACAGACCAGAAACTCCAGAAGAAATGGAAGCAAGGATTAGAGCTGAAATTTTAGCTGAACAACAAGGCGGCAAAAAATCTAAAAGAGATAAAAAAGGTAAGGACAATATCCATAATCTAAATTATCAAGAAGAAAAAGAGCCAATGGGCATTGTTGACATTCTTTTAACAATTATATTGATTCTCGTTGTGTTAATTGTTATTTACTATTTAATTTACATATTTACATTAAGTACATATTATTCAACATTTATAGATGCAATATATGCACTTTCAAACCCTCAAAATGTAATCAATAATATTTTAAGCCCTCAATAATGGATGATATTTTCATTATTGACTTTTTCTTTAAATTTTTCTAAACTATCTTCATTTTTATAATCTAATACTCTGATATTTGCCGGATATCTGTCAATGTATGTGGATATTGTTTTTTTAGGAATCGGATTTTCCAAAATACTTAAAACTCTTTGGTGGAAATGAGATGAAAATCCTTGTAATATGGAGTTTTCCAAACTTTCTAAATTGTCATGATGCCTATTTTCAATAATCTTTCCTGCTAATTTATCATTGAATAAATTTAGATTGCTTAACTCTTCAAAGGAATAATTGTTTGCAGTATCTAGAATTTTTTCCACATCACGAATACCGTAAATTATGGAACCTTT containing:
- a CDS encoding ATPase; the encoded protein is MECYYHPDREGTDTCAICGKSICKECGLEIAGKEYCKECLEKIVGLGIENKSKEQPQSVVSQEPVKTEPARLNKKPVEENIYQPPAEEEIYAPQKEVQPTHEIKQIPEDSPYNIKKDIAYSGGLESSYIQENEPIPQMIEETPKITQNEYIAPNTNSQEFIYPDHSYKPQPTSARIELEDKYEKYLDDLYFDENDVPLGEQLAKDEEEYGSLTRRQYRPKSEEPILKEKTAKKPNRPETPEEMEARIRAEILAEQQGGKKSKRDKKGKDNIHNLNYQEEKEPMGIVDILLTIILILVVLIVIYYLIYIFTLSTYYSTFIDAIYALSNPQNVINNILSPQ